One part of the Clarias gariepinus isolate MV-2021 ecotype Netherlands chromosome 24, CGAR_prim_01v2, whole genome shotgun sequence genome encodes these proteins:
- the atp6v1g1 gene encoding V-type proton ATPase subunit G 1 has protein sequence MASQSQGIQQLLQAEKRAAEKVAEARKRKNRRLKQAKEEAQAEIEQYRLQREKEFKTKEAAALGSHGNSAVEVDKETLDKMSRIQSSYQQNREAVLNNLLKMVCDIKPEIHANYRVAG, from the exons ATGGCAAGCCAGTCTCAGGGCATTCAGCAGCTGTTACAGGCTGAGAAACGCGCCGCGGAGAAAGTCGCCGAAGCCCGGAAAC GGAAAAATCGCCGCTTGAAGCAAGCCAAGGAGGAAGCTCAGGCAGAGATTGAACAGTACCGTCTCCAGAGGGAGAAGGAGTTCAAGACCAAGGAAGCCGCG gcgCTTGGTTCTCACGGCAACTCGGCCGTCGAAGTGGACAAAGAGACCTTGGACAAGATGAGCCGCATCCAGAGCAGTTATCAGCAAAACCGAGAAGCTGTACTGAACAACCTTCTGAAGATGGTGTGCGATATCAAGCCCGAGATCCACGCCAATTACCGCGTTGCTGGATAA